From the genome of Terriglobales bacterium, one region includes:
- a CDS encoding adenylyltransferase/cytidyltransferase family protein translates to MQPATDSGAGKIHDRASLRRRVEEWRRAGETVILTNGCFDVLHVGHIRYLRGAKALGGRVVVAINSDAGVRTLKGEGRPRMPAAERAELVAALADVDAVIVFDEPDVRALVREIRPDVHAKGTDYTAESVPERDVVLECGGRVEIVGDPKDHSTSELLRRWNAS, encoded by the coding sequence ATGCAGCCCGCAACTGATTCCGGCGCCGGCAAGATTCACGATCGCGCCTCGCTCCGCCGCCGCGTGGAGGAATGGCGTCGTGCCGGCGAAACCGTCATCCTCACCAACGGCTGCTTCGACGTGTTGCACGTCGGTCACATTCGCTACCTGCGTGGGGCCAAGGCCCTCGGTGGCCGCGTGGTGGTCGCCATCAACTCGGATGCCGGCGTGCGCACGCTCAAAGGTGAGGGCCGCCCGCGCATGCCTGCCGCCGAACGCGCCGAACTGGTGGCGGCGCTCGCCGATGTGGACGCCGTGATCGTCTTCGACGAGCCCGACGTCCGCGCCTTGGTGCGCGAGATCCGCCCCGACGTGCACGCCAAGGGCACCGACTACACGGCCGAATCCGTGCCCGAGCGCGATGTCGTCCTCGAATGCGGCGGACGCGTCGAGATCGTTGGCGACCCCAAGGACCACTCCACCTCCGAACTCCTTCGCCGATGGAACGCATCCTGA